From a single Alkalihalophilus pseudofirmus genomic region:
- the ahpC gene encoding alkyl hydroperoxide reductase subunit C: MSLIGKEVLPFSAKAFKDGEFIDVTNESLKGQWSIFCFYPADFTFVCPTELEDLQNEYENLKALGVEVYSVSTDTHFTHKGWHDSSETIGKIKYAMIGDPSQTVSRNFEVLNEEEGLADRGTFIIDPDGVIQTVEINAGGIGRDASTLVNKVKAAQYVRNNPGEVCPAKWEEGSETLKPSLDLVGKI; this comes from the coding sequence ATGTCACTAATCGGTAAAGAAGTACTACCATTCAGCGCAAAAGCATTTAAAGATGGCGAGTTCATCGACGTTACAAACGAAAGCTTAAAAGGTCAATGGAGCATTTTCTGCTTCTACCCAGCAGATTTCACATTCGTATGCCCAACTGAACTTGAAGATCTTCAAAATGAATATGAAAACTTAAAAGCTCTTGGAGTAGAAGTTTACTCTGTTTCTACAGATACTCACTTTACTCACAAAGGCTGGCACGATAGTTCTGAGACAATCGGTAAAATCAAATATGCAATGATCGGTGACCCTTCTCAAACAGTTTCTCGTAACTTCGAAGTACTAAACGAAGAAGAAGGTCTTGCTGATCGTGGAACATTCATCATCGACCCAGATGGTGTTATCCAAACTGTTGAAATTAACGCAGGCGGAATTGGCCGTGATGCAAGTACGTTAGTAAACAAAGTTAAAGCAGCTCAATATGTACGCAACAATCCAGGTGAAGTTTGCCCAGCTAAATGGGAAGAGGGTTCTGAAACTCTTAAGCCAAGCCTTGATCTAGTAG